A section of the Microcoleus sp. FACHB-68 genome encodes:
- a CDS encoding tetratricopeptide repeat protein: protein MKLRKLLLVSSIFTLSLIGCSLGEKSFAGVCKRLDKVVAVHGSVRTEIATFMAITDEQISQKSQFAAGTNFERVGEEATNINWAIPINTYRANLNQPSADDVETTRSARDWLKIGNNLSNYQRYEEALSAYDKAIQIQPDYVEAWDSRGIVLGALKRYEDAVVSFDKAIQFRPDDAYAWNNRGNALSQLNRYEDAVASYDKAIQFKPDLAAAWNNRGAALRKLKRYEDAVASYDKAIQFKPDLAEAWLNRGNVLSQLKRYEEAVASFDQVILIKPDYAVAWYSRGNGLGELKRYEEALASYDKAIQFQPDLANAWYGRGVALGDLKRYEEAVASYDKAIQFQPDLANAWYGKGFVLGELKRYEDAVASFNKAIQFQPDHANAWFEQGVALGELKRYEDAVASFNKAIQFQPDLANAWYGRGTALGELKRYEDALASFDKAIQIKPDYAVAWYNRGIVLGELKRYEDALASYDKAIQIKPEDASAWYNRGIVLGELKRYEDALASYDKVIQFQPDLANAWYGRGVALGELKRYEDALASFDKTIQFQPDHANAWTSRGITLHLQGRNKEALESVEKALQINPNLQQAQELRKTILQQLGRSRQA from the coding sequence ATGAAATTGCGGAAATTGTTGCTTGTTTCCAGCATTTTTACCTTATCTCTCATCGGCTGTAGTCTTGGAGAAAAATCATTTGCCGGTGTCTGCAAGCGATTGGATAAGGTAGTAGCAGTTCACGGATCTGTGAGAACGGAAATAGCTACATTTATGGCCATCACAGACGAGCAAATATCACAAAAATCGCAGTTTGCAGCCGGTACTAACTTTGAGAGAGTAGGAGAAGAGGCTACCAATATTAATTGGGCGATTCCCATTAATACCTATCGAGCAAATCTTAATCAGCCTTCTGCCGATGATGTTGAGACTACACGAAGCGCCAGAGACTGGTTGAAGATCGGCAATAATTTGTCTAACTATCAACGGTATGAAGAAGCGCTTAGTGCTTACGACAAGGCAATTCAAATTCAGCCTGACTATGTTGAGGCTTGGGATAGCCGAGGCATTGTGCTAGGGGCGCTGAAACGTTACGAAGATGCGGTGGTTTCTTTTGATAAAGCAATTCAATTTCGACCTGATGATGCTTATGCTTGGAACAACCGAGGCAATGCGTTAAGTCAGTTAAACCGCTACGAAGATGCAGTTGCTTCTTATGACAAAGCTATTCAATTTAAGCCTGATTTGGCTGCGGCTTGGAACAACCGAGGTGCTGCGCTAAGGAAGCTGAAACGCTACGAAGATGCAGTTGCTTCTTATGACAAGGCGATTCAATTTAAGCCTGATTTGGCTGAGGCTTGGCTTAACCGAGGCAATGTGTTAAGTCAGTTAAAACGCTACGAAGAAGCGGTTGCTTCTTTTGATCAGGTAATTTTAATTAAGCCGGACTATGCTGTAGCTTGGTATAGCCGAGGCAATGGGTTAGGTGAGTTGAAACGCTACGAAGAAGCCCTTGCTTCTTATGACAAGGCAATTCAATTTCAGCCTGATTTAGCTAATGCTTGGTATGGCAGAGGCGTTGCGCTGGGTGATTTGAAGCGCTACGAAGAAGCGGTTGCTTCTTATGACAAAGCAATTCAATTTCAGCCTGATTTAGCTAATGCTTGGTATGGCAAAGGCTTTGTGCTAGGTGAGTTGAAACGCTACGAAGATGCGGTTGCTTCTTTTAACAAGGCGATTCAATTTCAGCCTGATCATGCTAATGCTTGGTTTGAGCAAGGCGTTGCGCTAGGTGAGTTGAAGCGCTACGAAGATGCGGTTGCTTCTTTTAACAAGGCGATTCAATTTCAGCCTGATTTAGCTAATGCTTGGTATGGCAGAGGTACAGCGCTAGGTGAGTTGAAACGTTATGAAGATGCGCTTGCTTCTTTTGACAAAGCTATTCAAATTAAGCCGGACTATGCTGTAGCTTGGTATAACCGAGGCATTGTGCTAGGTGAGTTGAAACGTTATGAAGATGCGCTTGCTTCTTATGACAAAGCTATTCAAATTAAGCCTGAGGATGCTAGTGCTTGGTATAACCGAGGCATTGTACTAGGTGAGTTGAAACGCTACGAAGATGCCCTTGCTTCTTATGACAAGGTTATTCAATTTCAGCCTGATTTAGCTAATGCTTGGTATGGCAGAGGCGTTGCGCTAGGTGAATTGAAACGCTACGAAGATGCCCTTGCCTCTTTTGACAAAACAATTCAATTCCAGCCTGATCATGCTAATGCTTGGACTAGCCGAGGTATTACCCTACATTTGCAGGGACGAAATAAAGAAGCACTTGAGTCTGTGGAGAAGGCGCTGCAAATTAATCCCAACCTTCAACAAGCCCAGGAATTAAGAAAAACTATTCTACAACAGTTAGGGCGCTCAAGACAGGCATGA
- a CDS encoding alanine/glycine:cation symporter family protein produces the protein MKRTWLLFLLILALPSAALAAETAAPAGGFLDAIDAVFAKIVEAMSGVLFLSIGGMPFIVLWLIAGAIFFTIRMGFVNIRAFKHAIYVVRGHYDDPTEEGEVTHFQALSAALSATVGLGNIAGVAIAIKLGGPGAMFWMTLAGLLGMSSKFVECTLGLKYRVISPDGRVSGGPMYFLSRGLGEVGLRPLGKVLAIFFAIFAIGGSFGGGNMFQANQSFAAVAQVLPVFAGRSWLYGLVIAFLVALVIIGGIRRIGAVAELLVPAMCLLYVLASLWILLLNIPEIPGAFATVVKEAFSPTAVEGGFIGVLVQGVRRASFSNEAGIGSASIAHSAARTHEPVREGIVALLEPFIDTVVICNMTAIVVILTGVYSDPATANLDGIYMTSAAFSTVISWFPAILAISVFLFAFSTMISWSYYGERAWAYLFGENTTIFYKALFVICVFIGSVVNLRSVLDFSDMMILTMAFPNMLGGFLLSNKVAADLKNYMDRLNRGEMPVYK, from the coding sequence ATGAAACGAACCTGGCTTTTATTTTTACTGATTCTGGCCTTACCTAGCGCCGCCCTCGCTGCGGAAACAGCAGCCCCAGCCGGCGGCTTTTTAGACGCTATTGATGCTGTCTTCGCCAAGATTGTTGAGGCGATGTCTGGGGTGCTGTTCTTGAGCATCGGCGGTATGCCGTTTATTGTGTTGTGGCTGATTGCCGGTGCGATCTTCTTTACCATCCGAATGGGTTTTGTTAACATTCGGGCGTTCAAACACGCGATCTACGTGGTTCGTGGCCATTATGACGACCCGACGGAAGAGGGCGAAGTCACACACTTTCAAGCTTTGTCGGCTGCCTTGTCAGCAACAGTGGGGCTGGGTAACATTGCCGGCGTGGCCATTGCCATCAAGCTGGGTGGCCCTGGTGCGATGTTTTGGATGACCCTTGCCGGCCTATTGGGCATGAGTAGCAAGTTTGTTGAGTGTACCCTGGGCCTTAAATACCGGGTGATCAGCCCAGATGGGCGCGTTTCTGGTGGCCCGATGTACTTTTTGTCTCGTGGACTCGGTGAAGTTGGGTTGCGCCCACTGGGTAAGGTTCTGGCAATTTTCTTTGCGATCTTCGCCATCGGCGGGTCTTTCGGCGGGGGCAATATGTTCCAAGCCAACCAGTCCTTTGCTGCCGTTGCCCAAGTTCTGCCGGTTTTCGCTGGCCGCAGTTGGCTCTACGGCTTAGTGATTGCCTTTTTAGTCGCTCTAGTCATTATCGGCGGAATTCGTCGCATTGGGGCAGTGGCAGAACTGCTCGTGCCGGCTATGTGCCTCCTTTATGTCTTAGCTTCCCTGTGGATTCTGTTGTTGAACATCCCGGAAATCCCTGGTGCTTTTGCCACGGTTGTCAAGGAAGCGTTTTCTCCCACAGCGGTTGAGGGAGGCTTTATTGGCGTACTTGTGCAGGGGGTGAGACGCGCATCTTTCTCCAACGAGGCGGGGATTGGATCGGCATCCATCGCCCACTCAGCCGCCCGGACTCATGAGCCGGTTCGTGAAGGTATTGTAGCCCTGCTAGAACCCTTTATCGACACGGTGGTGATTTGCAATATGACCGCAATTGTTGTCATTCTCACCGGCGTCTACAGCGATCCTGCAACTGCCAACTTAGATGGCATTTACATGACCTCAGCGGCCTTTTCAACGGTCATTAGTTGGTTCCCCGCAATCTTAGCGATTTCTGTTTTCCTGTTTGCTTTCTCAACAATGATTTCTTGGAGTTACTACGGGGAAAGAGCTTGGGCGTATCTATTTGGGGAAAATACAACAATTTTTTACAAGGCGCTGTTCGTTATCTGCGTCTTCATCGGCTCAGTGGTGAACCTGCGCTCAGTGCTTGACTTCAGCGACATGATGATATTAACGATGGCGTTCCCGAATATGCTGGGCGGCTTCCTCTTATCTAACAAGGTGGCTGCTGATCTCAAAAATTATATGGATCGTCTCAATCGTGGGGAGATGCCGGTTTATAAGTAG
- the lipA gene encoding lipoyl synthase, whose translation MPNQNQQPSVTPSSNKHLRAEIEAMPEWLRRPIGKASELSTVQRIIKQRQIHTICEEGRCPNRGECYSQKTATFLLMGPVCTRSCAFCQVDKGHAPMPLDAEEPQKVADAVQQLGLRYVVLTSVARDDLPDSGAGWFVATIEAVRRLNPQTEIEVLTADFWGGHSEEIAPAQQQRQRIETVVKANPACYNHNIETVRRLQGPVRRGAKYERSLDVLRIVQQINPSIPTKSGLMLGHGETEAEIIEAMADLREAGCDRITLGQYMRPSLEHLPVQKYWTPEEFSRLGEIATEMGFSHVRSGPLVRSSYHAGERE comes from the coding sequence ATGCCTAACCAAAATCAGCAACCTTCTGTAACCCCATCCTCAAACAAACATCTGAGGGCAGAAATCGAAGCAATGCCAGAGTGGCTGCGACGCCCTATCGGTAAAGCCAGCGAACTTTCGACAGTTCAAAGAATTATTAAGCAACGCCAGATCCACACGATTTGTGAAGAAGGCCGGTGTCCCAACCGAGGCGAGTGCTATTCACAAAAAACCGCAACATTTCTGCTCATGGGTCCTGTTTGCACCCGTTCCTGTGCGTTTTGTCAAGTGGATAAAGGTCATGCGCCGATGCCTTTAGATGCAGAAGAACCCCAGAAGGTAGCCGACGCCGTGCAGCAATTGGGATTACGTTATGTTGTCCTGACATCTGTTGCTAGAGATGACTTGCCCGATAGCGGTGCCGGCTGGTTTGTGGCGACAATAGAAGCGGTGCGCCGGCTCAACCCTCAAACTGAGATTGAAGTGCTTACCGCCGATTTTTGGGGCGGTCATTCTGAGGAGATCGCGCCGGCACAGCAGCAGCGCCAACGCATTGAGACCGTCGTTAAGGCAAATCCCGCCTGTTATAACCACAATATTGAAACCGTCAGACGCTTGCAAGGGCCGGTGCGCCGGGGTGCTAAGTATGAGCGATCACTGGATGTGTTGCGGATCGTTCAACAAATTAACCCCAGCATTCCCACCAAATCAGGGTTAATGCTGGGACATGGGGAAACAGAAGCGGAAATAATCGAGGCAATGGCAGATTTGCGAGAAGCCGGCTGTGATCGCATCACCTTGGGACAGTATATGCGTCCTTCCTTAGAACACCTGCCGGTGCAAAAATACTGGACACCCGAAGAATTTAGCCGGCTTGGCGAAATAGCCACAGAAATGGGCTTTTCCCACGTCCGATCTGGCCCACTGGTTCGCAGTTCTTATCATGCTGGAGAGAGGGAATAG
- a CDS encoding response regulator, producing the protein MASHKILVIDDSKVIRVRVREMLPPGNFEVLDAKDGEEGLKLIRQARPNLIMLDFLLPKVSGWEVFQQIQSNAELRSIPLVLMSGRKEEVTEKIQEPFKHFAFIEKPFEKKTLIEAIKLAMKIAPKAPAGAAAAAPAAAAAAGDAASGDSSADVQALKQQMAKMQAEIDGLKKQITQIMTFIKQKMK; encoded by the coding sequence GTGGCAAGTCACAAGATCCTGGTTATCGATGACAGTAAGGTCATTCGGGTGCGAGTTCGAGAAATGTTACCGCCTGGTAACTTTGAAGTCCTAGATGCGAAAGATGGCGAAGAAGGACTCAAGCTAATCCGTCAGGCACGCCCCAATTTGATTATGTTAGATTTCCTGCTGCCTAAAGTGAGCGGTTGGGAAGTGTTTCAGCAGATCCAATCGAATGCTGAACTACGAAGCATTCCTCTGGTATTAATGTCGGGGCGTAAAGAGGAAGTCACGGAGAAAATTCAGGAACCGTTTAAGCATTTTGCCTTTATCGAAAAGCCTTTTGAAAAGAAAACGCTGATTGAGGCGATCAAATTGGCAATGAAGATTGCGCCAAAAGCACCGGCAGGCGCAGCCGCAGCCGCACCGGCAGCCGCAGCCGCAGCCGGTGACGCAGCTTCAGGTGATTCTTCAGCAGATGTTCAGGCACTGAAGCAACAAATGGCCAAAATGCAGGCTGAAATTGATGGCTTGAAGAAACAAATCACTCAAATTATGACGTTCATTAAACAAAAAATGAAGTAG
- a CDS encoding Cof-type HAD-IIB family hydrolase, whose amino-acid sequence MIDITSAVNRANTAGINATDIQLLVLDIDGTIAGVSNEINEPVKQAIKAAQRKGVQVAVATGRMYCSALRFYEEIGSTLPLITYQGALIKDPTTQHLHRHLRLSQALALQLLDHFELPELRSLLSIHCYVDDRLYVRELTPASIAYGERTGVQPIPVGDLRQFLTIEPTKILALCDDPAVIDQLLGTLRGRYTPAELYLTKSVATFFEATHPAVNKGEAVRYLAEEILGLPASSVMTIGDNFNDVEMLAYAGLGVAMGNAPAEVKAVAKWVAPSVEQDGAAAAIEAFLL is encoded by the coding sequence ATGATAGATATCACATCTGCAGTTAACCGCGCAAATACTGCCGGCATTAATGCCACAGACATTCAACTTTTAGTGCTTGATATTGATGGCACCATTGCCGGGGTGTCGAATGAAATAAACGAGCCGGTGAAGCAAGCCATTAAGGCAGCTCAAAGGAAAGGCGTGCAAGTGGCGGTTGCAACCGGGCGGATGTACTGCTCAGCTTTGCGCTTTTATGAGGAAATTGGCTCGACTCTCCCCTTAATAACCTACCAGGGAGCGCTGATTAAAGATCCCACAACTCAACACCTTCACCGGCACTTGCGACTTTCTCAAGCACTTGCGTTACAACTGCTGGATCATTTTGAGTTGCCCGAATTACGATCCCTGCTTTCTATTCACTGTTACGTTGATGACCGGCTTTATGTGCGTGAACTCACCCCTGCTAGCATCGCTTATGGCGAACGCACCGGCGTACAGCCCATTCCAGTTGGGGACTTGCGTCAATTTCTGACAATTGAACCAACCAAAATCTTAGCGCTGTGCGATGATCCCGCCGTAATTGACCAGTTGCTAGGAACGTTGCGCGGACGCTACACGCCGGCTGAGCTTTACTTAACCAAATCAGTCGCCACTTTTTTTGAAGCGACTCACCCAGCCGTGAACAAAGGCGAAGCGGTTCGCTATCTCGCTGAGGAGATACTGGGCTTGCCGGCTTCTAGCGTGATGACGATTGGCGATAACTTTAATGATGTCGAAATGCTTGCTTATGCCGGCCTTGGTGTAGCGATGGGCAATGCGCCGGCAGAAGTAAAGGCTGTGGCTAAATGGGTTGCTCCTAGCGTTGAGCAAGACGGTGCGGCGGCAGCGATTGAGGCATTTTTACTATAA
- a CDS encoding DALR anticodon-binding domain-containing protein, producing MSVNFDLSATNLPAVKRLLEGRLQAAIRLHGTTSQTLASAASEVFPQSITLLRAKDTTRIVYLCPMGLKLAKIWQMSAMDIATKIAADLSQIAAGDAGRLDFTVQAVPPGWIHLQLTNAGLANWLQRLTQGIDSLQLKEYLWQRGGEGEKEQPASIILSKAGIGIAGEKGKHKTDVLQNPVYPSKSLFLVQYAHARCCSLLRLAHLDGTIILSDPHPELCSPFWHLLAPNPIPWLNSEVFPSSPLRLVHPAEWGLISQLVDTLDALSLPPAAHRLTEWLKLATALSTAFESFYSACRLWGEVKTETPQLAQARLGLIKATQSVLRLILQDLFGVSAPVEL from the coding sequence GTGAGTGTGAATTTTGATTTATCTGCTACTAATTTGCCGGCTGTTAAACGGTTGTTGGAAGGCCGGCTACAAGCTGCCATTCGGCTGCACGGCACAACCTCCCAAACATTAGCCTCTGCTGCTTCAGAAGTTTTTCCACAGTCTATAACCTTACTCCGGGCAAAAGATACAACTCGAATTGTGTACCTTTGTCCGATGGGGTTAAAACTGGCTAAAATCTGGCAGATGTCTGCAATGGATATTGCAACTAAAATTGCAGCTGATTTATCACAGATTGCCGCAGGGGATGCCGGCAGACTGGATTTTACAGTTCAAGCTGTCCCCCCCGGTTGGATTCATTTGCAGCTAACAAACGCTGGTTTGGCGAACTGGTTGCAACGCCTCACTCAGGGGATAGATTCCTTACAGCTTAAAGAATACCTGTGGCAACGAGGGGGAGAAGGGGAGAAGGAGCAACCGGCATCGATAATCTTATCCAAGGCTGGGATAGGGATAGCCGGCGAAAAAGGAAAACACAAAACAGATGTGCTGCAAAATCCCGTTTATCCTTCTAAAAGCCTGTTTCTCGTTCAGTATGCTCACGCTCGTTGCTGTTCACTTCTGCGCTTGGCACATCTGGACGGCACAATTATCCTCAGCGATCCCCATCCTGAACTCTGCTCCCCATTTTGGCACCTACTCGCCCCCAACCCTATCCCCTGGCTCAACTCTGAAGTCTTCCCATCTTCCCCCCTACGGTTGGTGCATCCAGCAGAATGGGGTTTAATTTCCCAGCTAGTTGACACCCTAGATGCTTTATCTCTGCCACCGGCAGCTCATCGGCTGACGGAGTGGCTAAAACTGGCGACTGCTTTGAGTACGGCGTTTGAGAGCTTCTACAGCGCTTGCCGGCTTTGGGGCGAGGTTAAAACTGAAACGCCACAGCTTGCCCAAGCAAGATTGGGTTTGATCAAAGCTACCCAATCGGTGCTGCGGTTAATTCTGCAAGATTTATTCGGTGTTTCTGCGCCGGTGGAACTTTAA
- a CDS encoding Crp/Fnr family transcriptional regulator, with the protein MHSFLQSQVSRPFLTWQLILDWAEEHYRYRTFSKDERIPARSELLYLVQRGAVRLVGTAQMSAAAGNSKSDSTAIDSSEEAFLGFVGAGQPFEIVAQSPFKLQAYAHIDQTSVVWMYWQDLDNWPHFRREVMDAFRYQHQRKLLWLATLGQRRTIDRLLGFLTLLVEEYGEPCELVRKTGNEPGYCLPWALTHAQIGSAIGSTRVTVTRLMGKLRTTGFIHTHGDHIICLPSASRGRRLGA; encoded by the coding sequence ATGCATTCATTCTTACAGTCACAAGTCTCTCGACCATTTTTAACTTGGCAACTAATTCTCGACTGGGCTGAGGAACACTATCGCTATCGTACATTTAGTAAGGATGAGCGAATTCCAGCTCGATCTGAGCTGCTATATTTGGTGCAACGGGGTGCTGTGCGACTGGTGGGGACTGCCCAAATGAGTGCCGCTGCCGGCAACTCAAAGTCTGACTCAACTGCAATAGATTCATCAGAAGAAGCATTTTTAGGATTCGTGGGTGCCGGCCAACCGTTTGAAATTGTAGCCCAATCTCCGTTTAAGCTCCAAGCCTACGCCCATATCGATCAAACTTCGGTGGTGTGGATGTACTGGCAAGACTTAGACAACTGGCCTCATTTCCGGCGGGAAGTCATGGATGCTTTTCGCTATCAGCATCAGCGGAAATTGCTGTGGCTGGCAACTTTAGGACAGCGGCGCACCATTGACCGGCTTTTAGGGTTTCTCACACTGTTGGTGGAAGAATATGGGGAACCTTGCGAGCTAGTTCGCAAAACCGGCAACGAACCCGGTTACTGCCTGCCTTGGGCGTTAACGCACGCCCAAATTGGTAGCGCCATCGGTTCTACCCGCGTCACCGTCACCCGCTTGATGGGTAAATTGCGAACGACAGGATTCATTCACACCCACGGCGATCATATTATCTGTTTGCCGTCAGCCAGTCGAGGCCGGCGCTTAGGTGCTTAG